A genomic region of Enterococcus sp. 12C11_DIV0727 contains the following coding sequences:
- a CDS encoding PSP1 domain-containing protein, whose product MVEVVGVRFREAGHIYYFAPGKSEYFYNEKVLVESQQSKQLATVAIPKKTVDPEDLPEELKPILNKASENDLEKEQKNVDDAQAALSVAKEKIRAHELEMKLIRVEYTFDRSKMVFYFTADGRIDFRELVKDLAAIFRTRIELRQIGVRDEAKILGGIGPCGRQLCCSTFLGDFMPVSIKMAKDQGLSLNPVKISGLCGRLMCCLKYENDEYEAAKKELPDYGKDVITPDGKGRVVGLNLLSRIIKVRLVGRETAVEYDYEEIKEATEKAQAEKGDHNG is encoded by the coding sequence ATGGTAGAAGTAGTAGGAGTTCGCTTCCGCGAAGCAGGTCATATCTATTATTTTGCTCCTGGAAAATCAGAGTATTTTTATAATGAGAAAGTACTTGTGGAATCACAGCAGTCTAAACAACTGGCCACGGTTGCGATACCTAAAAAAACAGTGGATCCGGAAGACTTACCTGAAGAATTGAAGCCCATTTTAAATAAAGCATCAGAAAATGATTTAGAGAAAGAACAAAAGAACGTTGATGATGCTCAAGCTGCATTAAGCGTGGCCAAAGAAAAAATTAGAGCACATGAATTAGAAATGAAATTGATTCGTGTTGAATATACATTTGACCGCAGTAAAATGGTTTTCTATTTTACTGCAGATGGTCGCATCGACTTCCGTGAATTGGTCAAAGATTTGGCAGCCATTTTCCGTACAAGAATTGAATTACGCCAAATCGGCGTACGAGATGAAGCGAAAATTTTAGGTGGGATCGGACCTTGTGGTAGACAATTATGCTGTTCAACTTTTCTAGGTGACTTTATGCCTGTTTCAATCAAAATGGCAAAAGATCAAGGTCTATCACTTAATCCTGTAAAAATTTCTGGTTTGTGTGGGCGCTTGATGTGCTGTTTGAAATATGAAAATGATGAATACGAAGCAGCGAAAAAGGAATTACCTGATTATGGTAAAGACGTGATCACACCAGATGGTAAAGGTCGAGTTGTCGGATTGAACTTATTGAGCCGTATCATCAAAGTCCGTTTAGTTGGACGTGAAACCGCAGTAGAATATGATTATGAAGAAATCAAAGAAGCAACAGAAAAAGCTCAAGCCGAAAAAGGTGATCACAATGGATAA
- a CDS encoding EF0163 family protein, with protein MKKIMLSFVAVLFIAGLTACKQEKKEVKTTETATLEMKQVEGTENAFHLSSEPKETKDSSVNSKKESVDIKKLLNDFGEAYANFDSINDRNGKLKKVMTDKCIKTNGVNFDSAVMLASRGEVVSIYQPIDGEQDQYAILLNCQQNGSEVRFLLLVKVTGSKISEMTYNTVKQEY; from the coding sequence ATGAAAAAAATTATGCTATCTTTTGTGGCAGTTCTATTTATAGCTGGTTTAACAGCATGTAAGCAAGAAAAAAAAGAAGTAAAAACAACAGAAACAGCTACTTTAGAAATGAAACAAGTTGAGGGAACAGAAAATGCTTTCCATTTAAGTAGTGAACCAAAAGAGACAAAAGATTCTAGTGTAAATAGTAAAAAAGAATCAGTAGACATTAAAAAGTTGCTAAATGATTTTGGTGAAGCATATGCGAACTTTGATAGTATCAATGATCGAAACGGTAAATTAAAAAAAGTTATGACAGATAAATGTATTAAAACGAATGGAGTTAACTTTGATTCTGCGGTTATGCTGGCTTCAAGAGGTGAAGTTGTTAGTATTTATCAGCCGATTGATGGAGAACAGGATCAATATGCTATTCTATTAAACTGTCAGCAGAATGGTTCGGAAGTGAGGTTTTTGTTACTAGTTAAAGTAACTGGAAGTAAAATATCAGAAATGACATACAATACAGTGAAGCAAGAATATTAA
- the tmk gene encoding dTMP kinase, with the protein MQGIFITIEGPDGAGKTSVLNELYPRLDLAAERSIIKTREPGGIPIAEKIRQIILDPRNQEMDERTEALLYAAARRQHLMEKVLPALEAGKIVLCDRFVDSSLAYQGAGRRIGVEAIATINEFAIEGTVPDFTIYLDVDSDTGLNRIKNHRQQQIDRLDSEGLEFHQRVRHEYLKLVEENPERITKIDARMSLENVVEATFQAIVNRYPEYFRN; encoded by the coding sequence GTGCAAGGTATTTTTATAACAATCGAAGGACCAGATGGCGCAGGAAAAACAAGTGTATTGAATGAATTATATCCAAGGCTGGATCTGGCAGCAGAAAGAAGTATCATTAAGACAAGAGAACCTGGCGGGATTCCCATTGCTGAGAAGATTCGTCAAATCATTTTAGATCCGAGAAATCAGGAAATGGATGAGCGGACCGAAGCGTTGCTTTATGCAGCGGCTAGACGTCAGCATTTGATGGAGAAGGTGTTACCTGCATTGGAGGCAGGAAAGATTGTTTTATGTGATCGTTTTGTAGATAGTTCGCTAGCATATCAAGGAGCAGGGCGACGAATCGGTGTTGAAGCAATCGCTACGATCAATGAATTTGCGATCGAAGGAACTGTACCAGATTTTACGATCTATTTGGATGTAGACTCTGATACTGGATTGAATCGTATCAAAAATCATCGTCAACAACAAATCGACCGATTGGATTCAGAAGGACTTGAGTTTCATCAACGAGTTCGCCATGAATATCTAAAATTAGTAGAAGAAAACCCAGAAAGAATCACAAAAATTGATGCCAGAATGAGTTTGGAAAATGTTGTCGAAGCAACTTTCCAAGCAATCGTAAATCGTTATCCAGAATATTTTAGAAATTAG
- a CDS encoding cyclic-di-AMP receptor: MKIILAIVQDKDSNRLANEFIDANIRATKLSSTGGFLKAGNSTFIVGIDDDRVEEALELIKKTCQSRKQYVSTPVTLDITMDGQVPYPVEVEVGGATVFVLPVEGFHQY, translated from the coding sequence ATGAAAATTATTTTAGCAATTGTCCAAGATAAAGATAGTAACCGTTTAGCCAATGAATTTATTGATGCCAATATCCGTGCGACAAAACTTTCATCAACGGGTGGCTTTTTAAAAGCTGGAAATAGCACCTTTATTGTTGGGATCGACGATGACCGTGTCGAAGAAGCATTGGAACTGATCAAAAAAACCTGTCAATCTCGTAAACAATATGTGTCAACTCCTGTAACACTAGATATTACGATGGATGGACAAGTGCCTTATCCTGTCGAGGTCGAGGTCGGTGGAGCAACAGTGTTTGTTCTTCCAGTTGAAGGGTTCCATCAATATTAA
- a CDS encoding tyrosine-type recombinase/integrase — protein METITKKEIESRGFNSAQAQRIFQNAKIYMVREKSVIFIQDEKYNEFLYMLWKGCWEWSWKMAKIANVYKHKKTKKWYYKKRLKKGNSLGKLWIKEEGFNSASEAKYALNEALEKVKYNINNFEKSESIDFYEFFESVAVPHFKRTLKDSTFRNRYKMYCKYFQYFQGKNICDIKQRDIALFKDYLQNLNSQYEKPISSGYINHILSGVYQVFDLAVERELVEVNYARRVKKMKVRAKREISYWTIDEFNTFFSLISETKYLDVMKKAGFYTLFFSGLRVGELMARKWSDIDWEKNMIYVNSTLNYRNKFNWTASVSDGAKTFSSKGWVKLSPKNVEWLRKWKKLQESVGAMEYIFMYDGTMYSSRNWTLWEEQIIEKYNKGKNRNDQLKRIKIHDFRDSHAMWLLSMGVDLKTIQKRLRHESAKTTMSYYLDKLPEHETNILDSY, from the coding sequence ATGGAAACTATAACTAAGAAAGAAATTGAAAGTCGTGGTTTTAATTCAGCTCAAGCACAACGTATTTTTCAGAATGCAAAAATTTACATGGTTAGGGAAAAAAGTGTGATTTTTATTCAGGACGAAAAGTACAACGAGTTCCTATATATGCTGTGGAAAGGTTGTTGGGAATGGAGCTGGAAAATGGCTAAAATTGCAAATGTTTATAAACATAAAAAGACAAAGAAGTGGTATTATAAGAAGCGGTTAAAAAAAGGAAATTCGCTTGGGAAATTGTGGATAAAAGAAGAAGGATTTAATTCTGCAAGTGAAGCTAAATATGCTTTAAATGAAGCATTAGAAAAAGTTAAGTATAACATTAATAATTTTGAAAAAAGCGAAAGTATTGATTTTTATGAATTTTTTGAAAGTGTTGCAGTTCCTCATTTTAAAAGAACATTAAAAGATAGTACATTTAGAAACAGGTATAAAATGTATTGTAAATATTTTCAATATTTTCAAGGGAAAAATATATGTGATATAAAGCAACGTGATATAGCTCTATTTAAAGATTATCTTCAAAATTTGAATTCTCAGTATGAAAAACCAATATCGTCTGGGTATATTAACCACATTTTATCAGGTGTATATCAAGTTTTTGACTTGGCTGTTGAAAGGGAATTGGTTGAAGTAAATTATGCTAGAAGAGTGAAAAAAATGAAAGTACGAGCTAAGAGAGAAATCTCATATTGGACTATTGATGAATTCAATACTTTCTTCTCATTAATTAGTGAAACAAAATATCTAGATGTAATGAAGAAAGCTGGCTTCTATACTCTTTTTTTTTCAGGGCTACGTGTAGGAGAATTAATGGCACGTAAGTGGTCAGATATTGATTGGGAAAAGAATATGATTTATGTGAATAGTACATTGAATTACAGAAATAAATTTAACTGGACTGCTAGTGTTTCAGATGGAGCTAAAACATTTAGTAGTAAAGGTTGGGTGAAGTTGTCACCCAAGAATGTTGAATGGCTTAGAAAATGGAAAAAATTACAAGAATCTGTGGGTGCAATGGAGTACATTTTCATGTATGATGGTACAATGTATTCTTCAAGAAATTGGACTTTATGGGAAGAACAAATTATAGAGAAATACAATAAAGGAAAAAATAGAAATGATCAACTTAAAAGAATAAAGATTCATGATTTCAGAGATAGTCACGCAATGTGGTTGTTGAGTATGGGGGTTGATTTAAAAACGATTCAAAAACGTCTAAGGCATGAGAGTGCAAAAACTACAATGAGTTATTATCTAGATAAACTTCCTGAACACGAAACTAATATTCTTGATTCATATTAG
- the holB gene encoding DNA polymerase III subunit delta', with product MNEAAVLNEQQPLLYQQLQKSFEHGRLAHAYLFEGDTGTGKKEFGLWMAKHIFCTNLTDNNPCNQCNNCLRINDNEHPDVMRVTPDGQTIKVDQIRALKAEFSKSGVETAQKVFLIEQADKMSIGAANSLLKFLEEPEGKVLAILETTSLAKILPTIQSRCQVLHFQPLVKEKLIHALVESGINKNTASLLIELTNSFDKAVEISQDEWFNEAREITQQWFDYMIKDDLQAFVYVQKKMIKVFKEKDQQALSFDLLLAYSRKQLTESVAQKQLKRILEQQAGRVELILQARQKWEANVSWQSVCEQLVIRMIHPKT from the coding sequence ATGAATGAAGCAGCTGTTTTAAATGAACAACAACCGTTGCTTTACCAGCAACTTCAAAAAAGTTTTGAGCATGGTCGTCTTGCCCATGCTTATCTTTTTGAAGGCGATACAGGAACTGGTAAAAAAGAATTTGGCTTGTGGATGGCAAAACATATTTTTTGTACAAATCTGACGGATAATAATCCCTGTAATCAATGCAATAATTGTTTACGGATCAATGATAATGAACACCCAGACGTGATGCGGGTCACACCCGATGGTCAAACGATCAAAGTTGATCAAATCAGAGCGTTGAAAGCTGAATTTAGCAAAAGTGGTGTAGAGACTGCGCAAAAAGTTTTCCTAATTGAACAAGCAGATAAAATGAGTATTGGCGCCGCAAATAGCTTGTTAAAATTCTTAGAAGAACCCGAAGGCAAAGTACTGGCGATTTTAGAGACAACCTCTTTAGCAAAAATTTTACCAACAATCCAATCAAGATGCCAAGTTCTTCATTTTCAACCTTTAGTAAAGGAAAAATTGATCCATGCTTTAGTAGAGTCTGGAATCAATAAAAATACTGCCAGTCTTTTGATAGAACTGACAAATAGTTTTGACAAAGCAGTTGAAATCTCTCAAGATGAATGGTTTAATGAAGCTAGGGAAATTACTCAACAATGGTTTGACTACATGATAAAAGATGATCTACAAGCTTTTGTCTATGTCCAAAAAAAGATGATCAAAGTGTTTAAAGAAAAAGACCAGCAAGCGTTGAGTTTTGATTTATTACTTGCTTATTCTCGCAAACAACTAACTGAAAGTGTGGCTCAAAAGCAGCTGAAACGAATTCTGGAACAACAAGCTGGGCGAGTGGAACTAATTTTACAAGCTCGCCAAAAATGGGAAGCCAATGTCAGTTGGCAAAGTGTTTGTGAACAATTAGTGATAAGAATGATCCACCCTAAAACATAA
- the recR gene encoding recombination mediator RecR, with product MHYPEPIAKLVESYMKLPGIGQKTAVRLAFYTLDMKEEDVNAFAKALISVKRDLHFCSICGNITEEDPCEICQDTTRDRSIILVVEEPKDVMAMEKMREYHGLYHVLHGVLSPMEGTGPEDINIASLIQRLHDDEVKEVIIATNATTEGEATAMYLSRLIKPAGIVVTRLAHGLSVGSDIEYADEVTLLKAVEGRREL from the coding sequence ATGCATTATCCAGAACCCATCGCCAAATTAGTTGAAAGCTATATGAAATTACCAGGGATCGGTCAAAAAACGGCAGTTCGTTTAGCTTTTTATACCCTAGATATGAAAGAAGAGGATGTTAATGCTTTTGCTAAGGCATTGATTAGTGTGAAACGCGATTTACATTTTTGTAGTATTTGTGGCAATATTACAGAAGAAGATCCTTGTGAAATTTGTCAGGATACAACAAGAGATCGCAGTATTATTTTGGTTGTAGAAGAACCAAAAGATGTTATGGCAATGGAAAAGATGCGTGAATACCATGGCTTATATCATGTCCTTCATGGCGTATTATCCCCAATGGAAGGAACTGGACCTGAAGATATCAATATTGCTTCGTTAATTCAACGTTTGCATGATGATGAGGTTAAAGAAGTGATTATTGCAACAAACGCGACGACAGAAGGTGAAGCGACTGCTATGTATTTATCTCGCTTGATTAAACCAGCAGGTATCGTAGTAACCAGATTGGCACACGGCTTGTCAGTAGGTAGTGATATTGAATATGCCGATGAAGTGACGTTGCTTAAGGCCGTGGAAGGACGTCGTGAACTTTAA